The Deinococcus koreensis genome window below encodes:
- a CDS encoding transcriptional regulator: MFNPPTLEDLQETRRANEKLVLKALDSKPEWVETELAKTTSLALSHLRAALASLLDQGRVRRLPGTGTRAVYGLADPGLADVPATPLTSDAKKVRDYLEGRADSALYMSDQLRMTREDVMTALSLLNAHGMITCTFVGSLVIFRLKETQALGQEQAAPEKIATRKKQVA; the protein is encoded by the coding sequence ATGTTCAATCCCCCCACCCTCGAAGATCTGCAGGAAACCCGCCGCGCCAACGAAAAGCTGGTGCTCAAGGCCCTGGACAGCAAGCCCGAATGGGTCGAAACCGAACTCGCCAAGACCACCAGCCTGGCCCTCTCGCACCTGCGCGCCGCGCTGGCCAGCCTGCTCGACCAGGGCCGCGTGCGCCGCCTGCCCGGCACCGGCACCCGCGCCGTGTACGGTCTGGCCGACCCCGGTCTGGCCGACGTGCCCGCCACCCCGCTGACCAGCGACGCCAAGAAGGTGCGCGACTACCTCGAGGGCCGCGCCGACAGCGCCCTGTACATGAGCGACCAGCTCCGCATGACCCGTGAAGACGTCATGACGGCCCTGAGCCTGCTCAACGCGCACGGCATGATCACCTGCACCTTCGTGGGCAGCCTGGTCATCTTCCGGTTGAAAGAAACCCAGGCGCTGGGCCAGGAACAGGCCGCGCCCGAGAAGATCGCCACCCGCAAGAAGCAG
- a CDS encoding ATP-binding cassette domain-containing protein: MLEIQNITKTYGSFQALRGVSLQAPEGEVFGLLGPNGAGKTTLLRILATLLLPTSGTVRVNGLDVLREPEAVRRIVGVVNGGMGLPARLTGREVLRSFAGLYGLTQAQTEARIAELDERLELGRTLDVRAGEYSSGMKQKVVIARSVIHDPAVLILDEAASGLDIFARRTLLDFVHATRAPGRLTLYSTHVMSEAEEVCDRVAILHEGQLRTVGRIPDILADTGEPSLERAFFTLIRGGPVGDGPIQKGQSQRGGPRAV, from the coding sequence ATGCTTGAGATCCAGAACATCACCAAGACCTACGGCTCATTCCAGGCCCTGCGCGGGGTGAGCCTCCAGGCCCCGGAGGGCGAGGTCTTCGGCCTCCTCGGCCCAAACGGCGCCGGCAAGACCACGCTGCTCAGAATCCTGGCCACCCTGCTGCTCCCCACCTCCGGCACCGTCAGGGTCAACGGGCTCGACGTCCTACGCGAGCCCGAGGCCGTGCGCCGCATCGTGGGTGTGGTCAACGGCGGCATGGGTCTGCCCGCGCGCCTGACCGGCCGGGAGGTGCTGCGCTCCTTCGCCGGCCTCTACGGCCTGACCCAGGCGCAGACCGAGGCGCGGATCGCCGAGCTCGACGAGCGGCTGGAGCTGGGCCGCACCCTGGACGTGCGGGCCGGCGAATACAGTTCGGGCATGAAGCAGAAGGTCGTGATCGCCCGCTCGGTGATCCACGACCCGGCGGTGCTTATCCTTGACGAGGCGGCCAGCGGCCTGGACATCTTCGCCCGCCGGACGCTGCTGGACTTCGTGCACGCCACGCGGGCGCCCGGCCGCCTGACCCTCTACTCCACCCACGTGATGAGCGAGGCCGAGGAAGTCTGTGACCGCGTGGCGATCCTGCACGAGGGGCAGCTCCGCACTGTGGGCCGCATTCCGGACATCCTGGCCGACACGGGCGAGCCCAGCCTGGAACGGGCCTTCTTCACCCTGATCCGGGGAGGCCCGGTCGGGGACGGCCCGATCCAGAAAGGCCAGAGCCAGAGAGGAGGGCCGCGTGCGGTCTGA
- a CDS encoding ABC transporter permease, translating into MVWRIAARDLLSTLRDRRTVAATVLMPMILIPLFTLGLPLMLGGFIGGQQQERQKLGVVGTLPQTLRSALTRDETLPDGTLVRAGLQLVAVTDARRAVQSGEVEAAVQATAAIPTEAGQGRGRLEVYAKLNNMRTQTGAYSKVRDVVDTYNRTLTLARLKTLGLGEQALTPVTVAPVDASPPQEQRSGQLAFLIPMLMLQFILSGAMATAVDATAGEKERGTLESLLVSPVRRSEVVAGKLLATTLTALTSASFSVLGFVLSGLLVARLTTGRSGPSSDITQALGGQLTLTLGGTLALLGLALSAALLISALLIAVGIYARSFKEAQTYIAPLSLAIVLPAVMLQFSDFLSLSAGIYLVPLFGAMLSILELVRGVVAPPHILPAILANLVGAALLGALALRSFNREEVIFRN; encoded by the coding sequence ATGGTCTGGCGGATCGCGGCGCGCGACCTGCTCTCCACCCTGCGCGATCGCCGGACGGTCGCCGCCACGGTGCTGATGCCGATGATCCTGATCCCGCTGTTCACCCTGGGCCTGCCGCTGATGCTCGGGGGGTTCATCGGGGGGCAGCAGCAGGAGCGGCAGAAACTCGGGGTGGTCGGCACCCTGCCGCAGACCCTGAGGAGCGCCCTGACCCGCGACGAAACCCTGCCGGACGGCACCCTGGTGCGGGCGGGCCTGCAACTCGTGGCCGTGACGGACGCGCGCCGGGCGGTGCAGTCTGGCGAGGTCGAGGCCGCCGTGCAGGCCACCGCCGCGATTCCCACCGAGGCGGGCCAGGGCCGTGGCCGCCTGGAGGTCTACGCCAAGCTGAACAACATGCGAACCCAGACCGGGGCCTACAGCAAGGTGCGGGACGTGGTCGACACCTACAACCGCACGCTGACCCTGGCCCGCCTGAAGACCCTGGGCCTGGGCGAGCAGGCGCTCACGCCGGTCACCGTGGCCCCGGTCGACGCCAGTCCGCCCCAGGAGCAGCGCAGCGGACAGCTGGCCTTCCTGATCCCCATGCTGATGCTGCAGTTCATCCTGAGCGGCGCGATGGCCACCGCCGTGGATGCCACCGCCGGGGAAAAGGAACGCGGCACCCTGGAGAGCCTGCTGGTGTCGCCGGTGCGCCGCAGTGAGGTCGTGGCCGGCAAGCTGCTGGCGACCACCCTCACCGCCCTGACCAGCGCCAGTTTCAGCGTGCTGGGCTTCGTGCTGAGCGGGCTCCTGGTCGCCCGCCTGACCACCGGGCGCAGCGGCCCGAGCAGTGACATTACCCAGGCTCTGGGGGGCCAGCTGACCCTGACCCTGGGCGGCACCCTGGCGCTGCTGGGGCTGGCCCTGAGCGCCGCCCTGCTGATCAGCGCCCTGCTGATCGCCGTGGGCATCTACGCCCGCTCGTTCAAGGAGGCGCAGACCTACATCGCGCCGTTGTCGCTGGCGATCGTGCTGCCGGCCGTGATGCTGCAGTTCAGCGACTTCCTGAGCCTCAGCGCGGGCATCTATCTGGTGCCGCTGTTCGGGGCCATGCTGTCCATCCTGGAACTCGTGCGCGGGGTGGTGGCGCCGCCGCACATCCTGCCCGCGATCCTGGCGAATCTGGTGGG